A window of Salmo trutta chromosome 5, fSalTru1.1, whole genome shotgun sequence contains these coding sequences:
- the LOC115194208 gene encoding DENN domain-containing protein 4C isoform X1, with protein MIEDKGHRVTDYFVVAGLTDKSTPLEQDLSETKSSGPKAPITDLAIINKSAGETVPEGFTCMESTYSGQQANLNHGSLKSHELFLCYKRDRDKPPLIDIGVLYEGKERLIQGCEVIQATPYGRCANVNNSSATSQRIFITFRRAPPVQPQNSLAVTDICVIVTSKGETPPHTFCKVDKNLNCGMWGSSVFLCYKKSVSASNSINYKAGLIFRYPEDDYESFPLSESVPLFCLPMGAKIECWAPNTRYPLPVFSTFVLTNSSGEKMYGAAIQFYEAYPIDLLSEKQKVQLGLLTTVEKKMIPNRTVNTNKCICLLSRWPFFESFRKFLMFLYKLSVSGPHPLPIEKHISHFMHNVSFPSPQRPRILVQLSAHDTLMLAQPVCTPLPLSGADYSTLLMNLGSENCATLLHFVLLESKILLHSLRPAVLTGVAEAVVAMIFPFQWQCPYIPLCPLSLAGVLNAPFPFIVGVDSRYFDLYDPPPDVVCVDLDTNTIYLSDEKRHSNWKNLPKKPCKSLFNSLANLHHQLGIVRRTAQEGLAVEMTPIEADFTWHKKMTSLEMEIQEALLRFMANILKGYRSYLKPITQAPSEKATSADSLYDLQGFLRSRERTHQKFYSQLTKTQIFIRFIEECTFVSDKDTGLAFFDDCIEKLFPSDKGNDKGSKVEGESSEDTKLMELDESQKSEHTVFVMPPEPPATEEGSDPPAHYSYKSFPRLCMDLFDRPREVITALRSSTPGASLSSSPALLAKRTKQEIKLAYKMAKRFYSNPPLWAKCLFSHCYSLWFICLPVGVRLAQSKSWAMQQAYNVLLKMRTSEVEVLDEVCYRVVMQLCGVYGQPVMAVRVLVEMKKAGVHPNAITYGYYNKAVLEGPWPSRNRSGLFMWAKVRNVARALSQFKQAVHRTPAMEGPTVTTTGSDLGPSMGGSASSDGDRLSHGSADSSSEANGEDHTLFTRSLIIGDAADNHCSGGVQSDQGYGSKDELHQDLVDLAQSAALVIAVDQCSKSAAQHNGGGIAGSVDSAVAVAEPPSPVKALPHVPSIVKLSTGASFDTAIKRGDTAPGKLFSLRSQSEDISLPVEGKSAAPGGSGVAGPAVQVQRQKAFSERSCSFSAESRAGMLMEKHGVDHIVSRMGADARILAAALSGGGTTPPPTKPLPSAAKALFKDLELESEEGRGPTLGKLSEEEGPVTDPTPLEEGLGKEEKRMKGDRKEAGGEDEMGLKLEEEDEERDSGGRGSISLPTLEIKEVQVGADPLSLLVSEHEELASVTSQELPQSLPAVVSRNLADEIEMYMSLRSPLGPKSCSMELHQEGQGGDPSPDAAPVKQPLERRSSLPVPPVKHPGGSSGDTTPKRSPAAVTRSKTFAVKASRSPASSRGVVASPRSSPLTALVRSSQSGSLGSVINSISGMKMDTLLSGPKMDVLKSGMKQAGNLASKVWGAVASAYSYSDDEDELGPGYRERDSFPTGLDESMLLGGGGSDSPTHRGPTQGLVSNGLTQSSTSLGSSSGSSDTGRGPHSTHVTPGRPGRGPDSERSDQGSHHTSSSSIYQNCALEVLMSSCSQCRSCECLVYDEEIMAGWTADDSNLNTTCPFCRTAFLPLLHVEFHDLRTTTAFYLNPSASGDSIHSTSHQATATGSTENKVGAAVDTPSPGLISFPESEDPGEAPASQTATHKSLIPEPAQSDPLGLLEHQAGKRGTSLTRSNSVGGPLQSLVAQREPGHSVSTTSLPCSLIEMDGLGQKRPNPMPVSVPYLSPLVLRKELETLLENEGDQVIYTHKFLSQHPIIFWNLVFYFQRLDLPSYLPGLILTSEHCNNGVQLPQTSLSQDSKQVYVQLLWDNINLHQEPGDPLYQSWRTLMEKKGTLAPTDYQETRTILNSIVRSIQTNDVYGPINLLLREVKRNPEVKRQRGIYREILFLALVALGRENIDVEAFDREYRLAFDELSPEQLKALHKIDRPPNTNIQWCLKCFGAPVI; from the exons ggtGTTATACGAAGGGAAGGAGCGTCTCATCCAGGGCTGTGAGGTCATTCAGGCCACGCCGTACGGCCGTTGTGCCAACGTCAACAACAGCTCTGCCACCTCGCAGCGCATCTTCATCACCTTCCGCCGCGCGCCGCCCGTTCAGCCCCAGAACTCACTGGCCGTCACCGACATCTGCGTCATTGTCACTAGCAAGGGAGAGACGCCGCCGCACACCTTCTGCAAGGTGGACAAGAACCTCAACTGTGGCATG TGGGGCTCCAGTGTTTTCCTGTGCTACAAGAAATCAGTGTCCGCGTCCAACTCCATCAATTACAAAGCCG GCCTCATCTTCCGCTACCCAGAGGATGACTATGAGTCCTtccccctgtctgagtctgtGCCCCTGTTCTGCCTCCCCATGGGGGCTAAGATCGAGTGCTGGGCCCCCAACACACGCTACCCTCTGCCCGTCTTCTCCACCTTTGTGTTAACCAACTCCTCTGGGGAAAAG ATGTACGGCGCTGCCATCCAGTTCTACGAGGCCTACCCCATAGATCTCCTCAGTGAGAAGCAGAAGGTGCAGCTGGGCCTGCTCACCACAGTGGAGAAGAAGATGATCCCCAACCGGACGGTCAACACCAACAAGTGCATCTGCCTGCTCTCCCGCTGGCCCTTCTTCGAGTCTTTCCGCAAGTTCCTCATGTTCCTCTACAAGCTGTCCGTCTCGGGTCCCCACCCGCTGCCCATCGAAAA GCACATCTCGCACTTCATGCACAACGTGTCCTTCCCTTCACCTCAGAGGCCCAGAATCTTGGTCCAA CTCTCCGCACACGACACATTGATGCTCGCACAACCTGTgtgtactcctctccctctcag tgggGCAGACTACAGTACGTTGCTGATGAACTTGGGCTCGGAGAACTGTGCCACGCTGCTGCACTTTGTCCTGCTGGAGAGTAAGATCCTGCTTCACTCCCTGAGACCCGCTGTACTCACCGGGGTAGCCGAGGCCGTAGTGGCG ATGATCTTCCCGTTCCAGTGGCAGTGCCCGTACATCCCCCTCTGCCCGCTCTCCCTGGCGGGGGTCCTCAACGCCCCCTTTCCCTTTATAGTGGGCGTGGATTCCCGCTACTTTGACCTTTATGACCCCCCGCCGGACGTGGTCTGTGTGGACCTGGACACCAACACTATTTACCT GTCTGATGAGAAGAGACACAGTAACTGGAAAAACCTCCCAAAGAAACCCTGCAAGAGCCTGTTTAACTCCCTGGCCAACCTGCACCACCAGCTGGGCATCG TGCGTCGGACAGCCCAGGAGGGCTTGGCGGTGGAGATGACCCCCATCGAGGCGGACTTCACCTGGCACAAGAAGATGACCTCCCTGGAGATGGAGATCCAAGAGGCCCTGCTGCGCTTCATGGCCAACATCCTGAAGGGCTACCGCTCTTACCTCAAACCCATCACCCAGGCCCCCTCCGAGAAGGCCACCTCCGCAGACTCACTATACGACCTACAGG gGTTTCTGAGGAGCAGGGAGCGCACCCACCAGAAGTTCTACTCCCAGCTGACCAAGACTCAGATCTTCATCCGCTTCATCGAGGAGTGCACGTTCGTCAGCGACAAGGACACGGGCCTGGCCTTCTTCGACGACTGCATTGAGAAG CTATTTCCCTCCGATAAAGGCAACGACAAAGGCAGTAAG GTGGAGGGTGAGTCCTCAGAGGACACCAAGCTTATGGAACTAGACGAATCACAGAAGAGCGAGCACACCGTCTTCGTCATGCCCCCAGAACCCCCCGCCACCGAGGAAGGGTCCGACCCCCCTGCCCACTACAG ttATAAAAGTTTTCCTCGGTTGTGTATGGACCTGTTTGACCGCCCCAGGGAGGTGATAACAGCGCTGAGGAGTAGTACACCTGGGGCCAGCCTGTCCAGCAGCCCTGCACTACTGGCCAAGAGGACCAAGCAG GAGATCAAGCTGGCCTACAAGATGGCCAAGCGCTTCTACTCCAACCCTCCGCTGTGGGCCAAGTGTCTGTTCAGCCACTGCTACAGCCTGTGGTTCATCTGTCTGCCCGTGGGGGTGAGGCTGGCTCAGTCCAAGAGCTGGGCCATGCAACAGGCCTACAACGTCCTGCTCAAGATGAGGACCTCTGAGGTGGAGGTGCTGGATGAG GTGTGTTACCGTGTAGTGATGCAGCTGTGTGGTGTGTACGGTCAGCCTGTCATGGCCGTCCGTGTTCTGGTGGAGATGAAGAAGGCAGGGGTGCACCCTAACGCTATCACCTATGGATACTACAACAAG GCTGTTCTGGAAGGCCCCTGGCCCAGTCGGAACCGCAGTGGGCTCTTCATGTGGGCCAAGGTGCGCAACGTGGCGcgcgctctctctcaattcaaacaGGCAGTCCACCGGACGCCCGCCATGGAAGGGCCCACCGTCACCACGACAG GAAGTGATTTAGGCCCGTCAATGGGTGGCTCGGCGAGCAGCGACGGCGACCGGCTGAGCCACGGGAGTGCGGACAGCTCCAGCGAGGCGAACGGAGAGGATCACACCCTGTTCACACGCAGCCTCATCATAGGAGACGCCGCAGACAACCACTGCAGCGGAG GAGTTCAGTCTGATCAAGGCTACGGCTCTAAAGATGAGTTGCACCAGGACCTAGTGGATTTGGCTCAATCAGCAGCACTTGTAATCGCTGTGGATCAGTGCAGCAAGTCCGCAGCACAGCACAACG GTGGGGGCATAGCTGGCTCGGTGGACAGTGCAGTGGCTGTAGCGGAGCCCCCCAGCCCTGTGAAAGCACTCCCACATGTCCCTAGCATCGTCAAACTGTCCACAGGGGCGAGTTTTGATACCGCCATAAAGAGAGGAGACACTG CCCCTGGGAAGCTGTTCTCTCTGCGCAGCCAGAGCGAGGACATCTCCCTGCCGGTTGAGGGTAAGTCTGCAGCTCCGGGTGGCTCTGGGGTGGCGGGGCCTGCGGTCCAGGTCCAGCGCCAGAAGGCCTTCTCGGAGCGCAGCTGCAGCTTCAGCGCCGAGAGCCGTGCCGGTATGCTGATGGAGAAACATGGTGTGGACCACATCGTCAGCCGCATGGGTGCCGATGCACGGATCTTGGCGGCGGCTCTCTCTGGGGGCGGCACCACCCCCCCGCCTACGAAGCCGCTTCCCAGTGCGGCCAAAGCCCTCTTTAAGGACCTGGAGTTGGAGTCTGAGGAGGGGCGGGGTCCGACGCTGGGGAAACTGTCAGAGGAGGAGGGGCCAGTAACGGACCCAACCCCACTGGAGGAGGGGCTaggaaaagaggagaagaggatgaAAGGTGACAGGAAGGAGGCAGGAGGGGAGGATGAGATGGGTCTAAAgttggaggaggaagatgaggaaagAGATTCAGGGGGCAGGGGCTCTATTTCTCTGCCAACCTTGGAGATTAAGGAGGTGCAGGTAGGGGCagaccccctctccctccttgtcTCAGAGCATGAGGAGTTAGCCTCCGTAACAAGTCAGGAGCTGCCGCAATCCCTGCCTGCCGTGGTGTCCCGAAACCTGGCAGACGAGATTGAGATGTATATGAGCCTCCGGAGCCCGCTTGGCCCCAAATCCTGTAGCATGGAGCTCCACCAGGAGGGCCAGGGAGGGGACCCTTCCCCGGATGCTGCCCCAGTGAAGCAACCTCTAGAACGGAGGTCCAGCCTCCCCGTGCCCCCTGTCAAACACCCAGGGGGGTCAAGCGGGGACACGACGCCTAAACGCAGCCCCGCAGCAGTCACACGCTCCAAGACCTTCGCTGTGAAGGCCTCCAGGAGCCCTGCCTCTTCCAGGGGTGTTGTGGCCAGCCCAAGGTCGTCGCCGCTGACTGCCCTGGTGAGGTCGTCGCAGAGCGGTTCGCTGGGGTCGGTCATCAATTCCATCTCGGGCATGAAGATGGACACCCTGCTCTCGGGTCCCAAGATGGACGTGTTGAAGTCAGGCATGAAGCAGGCAGGGAACCTGGCCAGcaaggtgtggggggctgtggcCTCAGCCTACTCTTACTCTGACGACGAG GATGAACTGGGCCCCGGCTATAGGGAAAGGGACAGTTTCCCTACCGGGCTGGATGAGTCCATGCTGTTGGGGGGTGGAGGAAGTGACAGTCCCACCCACAGAGGGCCCACCCAAGGCCTGGTGTCCAACGGCCTGACCCAGAGCAGCACCAGCCTGGGCAGCAGCAGTGGGAGCAGTGACACAGGGAGAGGACCCCACTCCACAC atgtgacTCCAGGAAGGCCAGGCAGAGGTCCAGACTCTGAGAGGTCAGACCAAGGATCCCACCACACCAGCTCCTCTAGTATCTACCAGAACTGTGCCCTGGAG gtGCTGATGTCCAGCTGCTCCCAGTGTCGATCCTGTGAGTGTCTGGTGTACGATGAGGAGATCATGGCGGGCTGGACGGCAGACGATTCCAACCTCAACACCACCTGTCCCTTCTGCCGCACCGCCTTCCTGCCCCTGCTCCACGTCGAGTTCCACGACCTGCGCACCACCACAGC GTTCTACCTGAACCCCAGCGCATCAGGAGACAGTATCCACAGCACCAGCCACCAGGCCACAGCTACAGGCTCCACCGAGAACAAGGTAGGGGCTGCAGTGGACACCCCGAGCCCGGGCCTCATCAGCTTCCCAGAATCTGAGGACCCAGGAGAGGCCCCGGCCAGCCAGACTGCCACGCACAAGAG tTTGATACCGGAGCCGGCTCAATCGGATCCCCTGGGCCTGCTAGAGCACCAGGCAGGGAAGAGGGGGACGTCTCTGACACGCAGCAACAGTGTGGGCGGGCCTCTACAGAGCCTGGTTGCCCAGAGAGAACCAGGACACAGCGTCTCCACCACCAGCCTGCCTTGCAGCCTGATAGAGATG GATGGCCTGGGACAGAAGCGGCCCAACCCAATGCCGGTGTCTGTGCCCTACCTCAGCCCCCTGGTCCTCCGCAAAGAACTAGAGACCCTACTGGAGAACGAGGGAGACCAA GTCATCTACACCCACAAGTTCCTGAGCCAGCACCCCATCATATTCTGGAACCTGGTGTTTTATTTCCAGCGCCTGGATCTGCCCAGCTACCTGCCTGGCCTCATCCTCACCTCAGAACACTGTAACAATGGAGTACAG CTCCCCCAGACATCCCTGTCTCAAGACAGTAAACAAGTGTATGTTCAGCTGCTGTGGGACAACATCAATTTGCACCAGGAACCTGGGGATCCCCTCTACCAGAGCTGGAGGACCCTGA TGGAGAAGAAGGGCACCCTGGCCCCCACGGACTACCAGGAGACACGGACCATCTTGAACAGCATCGTCCGCAGCATCCAGACCAACGACGTCTACGGCCCCATCAACCTGCTTCTCCGGGAGGTCAAGAGGAACCCAGAGGTCAAACGCCAAAG GGGAATCTATAGGGAGATCCTCTTCCTGGCGCTGGTGGCATTGGGACGGGAGAACATTGACGTCG AGGCTTTTGACCGTGAATACCGCCTGGCCTTTGATGAGCTGAGCCCAGAGCAGCTCAAGGCCCTGCACAAGATCGACCGGCCACCCAACACCAACATCCAGTGGTGCCTGAAGTGCTTCGGTGCTCCAGTCATCTGA